The following proteins are co-located in the Trichormus variabilis 0441 genome:
- a CDS encoding cation:proton antiporter, which translates to MTTITLIWITLPFLLGFIIYLVPKLDKYLALGAALASAGYAAQLFVAQSPLELKLLDNFGVTLTLDELTGYFILTNALVTIAVILYCWQSDKTAFFYAQTMMLHGSVNAAFACTDFISLYVALEVSGIAAFLLIAYPRTDRSIWVGLRYLFISNVAMLFYLVGAVLAYQTNHSFAFSSLRGAPPEALALIFLGLLVKGGIFVSGLWLPLTHSESETPVSALLSGVVVKTGVYPLVRCALILDEVDPIVRIFGVGTALLGVFYAMFEKDTKRMLAFHTISQLGFILAAPKVGGFYALTHGLVKSALFLIAGTLPSRSFKELQHKPINTSVWIALVIASFSISGFPLLSGFGAKILTIKNLEPWQVIAMNVAALGTAISFAKFIFLPRGGKDGVKPGFWPGVILLLSGLVVANIVYYDAYTVANIIKPLATIGIGWLVYLFIVQRLAIKLPRVLEQFEHLVGFMSLMLVLLFWMVLA; encoded by the coding sequence ATGACTACTATTACCCTCATCTGGATTACACTACCGTTTTTACTGGGGTTCATCATTTATCTTGTTCCCAAACTTGACAAATACCTCGCCCTGGGTGCGGCTCTTGCTTCGGCAGGATACGCAGCGCAGTTATTTGTGGCTCAGTCGCCCCTAGAACTAAAATTACTAGATAACTTCGGTGTCACCCTCACACTTGACGAATTAACCGGCTACTTTATCCTCACTAACGCCCTGGTAACGATCGCCGTTATCCTCTACTGTTGGCAAAGTGATAAGACAGCTTTTTTTTACGCCCAAACCATGATGTTACATGGCAGCGTTAATGCCGCTTTTGCCTGCACGGATTTTATCAGCTTATACGTGGCGCTAGAGGTAAGCGGGATTGCAGCGTTTCTCTTGATTGCCTATCCCCGGACGGACAGATCAATTTGGGTGGGCTTGCGCTATCTGTTTATCAGCAACGTAGCCATGTTGTTTTATTTGGTAGGCGCAGTACTGGCCTATCAAACCAATCACTCCTTTGCTTTTTCCTCTTTGCGCGGCGCACCACCGGAGGCGCTAGCCCTGATATTTCTGGGGCTACTGGTAAAAGGTGGGATATTTGTATCGGGATTGTGGCTACCCTTAACTCACTCCGAATCAGAAACACCGGTTTCCGCATTGCTTTCAGGGGTTGTTGTCAAAACTGGAGTCTATCCCCTGGTACGTTGTGCGCTGATTTTAGATGAAGTTGACCCCATCGTCAGGATATTTGGTGTAGGGACAGCACTGCTGGGGGTATTTTATGCCATGTTTGAAAAAGATACCAAGCGAATGCTGGCGTTTCACACTATTTCCCAATTAGGTTTTATCCTGGCTGCACCTAAGGTAGGCGGTTTTTATGCCCTAACCCACGGTTTAGTTAAATCGGCGCTCTTTTTGATAGCAGGTACCTTACCGAGTCGTAGTTTTAAGGAATTACAACATAAACCCATCAATACTTCAGTTTGGATTGCCTTAGTTATAGCCAGCTTCTCTATATCCGGCTTTCCTTTGTTGTCCGGCTTTGGAGCAAAAATATTGACGATTAAGAATCTCGAACCTTGGCAAGTTATCGCTATGAATGTTGCAGCCTTAGGAACTGCTATATCTTTTGCCAAGTTCATATTTCTGCCCCGTGGAGGAAAAGATGGAGTCAAGCCAGGTTTCTGGCCAGGGGTAATACTTTTGCTCAGTGGGCTGGTTGTCGCCAATATCGTTTATTACGACGCTTATACAGTTGCCAACATTATCAAACCACTAGCAACTATCGGCATTGGCTGGCTAGTGTATTTGTTTATTGTTCAAAGATTGGCTATTAAACTCCCCCGTGTACTAGAGCAATTTGAGCATCTGGTCGGTTTTATGAGTCTGATGTTAGTTCTACTCTTCTGGATGGTATTGGCATGA
- a CDS encoding Na+/H+ antiporter subunit E, whose product MTGYLNILLRLAIWFLLTANLSVANIIIGVAIALLLPHNDKTQEKLKDWLRALWQSIMAFPIAYKEALEIIFTPHDEEVIVMERVPAKRTPGLIFLDIFVITFTPKTIVVKYHEDGWYEVHRIQRRKKP is encoded by the coding sequence ATGACTGGATATCTAAATATTTTATTGCGCTTGGCTATTTGGTTCCTGCTCACTGCCAATCTGAGTGTGGCAAATATCATCATCGGTGTAGCTATTGCCCTCTTATTGCCACATAACGACAAAACCCAGGAAAAATTAAAGGATTGGTTGCGGGCTTTGTGGCAAAGCATCATGGCATTTCCCATCGCCTATAAGGAAGCATTGGAAATCATCTTCACTCCCCATGATGAAGAAGTAATAGTTATGGAACGTGTCCCTGCCAAAAGGACACCCGGACTTATATTCCTAGATATATTCGTCATTACCTTTACACCAAAAACCATTGTTGTGAAATACCACGAGGATGGCTGGTATGAAGTACACCGGATTCAACGGAGGAAAAAGCCATGA
- a CDS encoding monovalent cation/H(+) antiporter subunit G: protein MINVLSYTCIFIGIIFWFWGTSFLLGKRSVLFKLHTLSVSDTLGSISIVFGLLLQRSREWPLLILGIICLAMWNTMLGYVLAYCSSNGGKDD from the coding sequence ATGATCAATGTCTTAAGTTATACCTGCATATTTATAGGCATTATCTTCTGGTTTTGGGGGACATCTTTCCTATTGGGTAAGCGATCGGTATTATTCAAGCTGCATACTCTTTCAGTGTCGGATACCCTTGGCTCAATTAGTATTGTATTTGGGTTGCTCTTGCAAAGATCCAGAGAATGGCCGTTGCTCATTCTAGGTATCATTTGCTTGGCGATGTGGAACACAATGCTGGGGTATGTATTAGCATACTGTTCTAGTAATGGGGGTAAAGATGACTAA
- a CDS encoding DUF4040 domain-containing protein: protein MTKYDLFIYIITALLPLSACLLIVQVNPYHALVIRGILGAVAALAYTLLGAADVALTEALVGTMLAITLYAIAVRSSLVMRLGIIEDSVSDAGSSFGQLMDELRKIFGKRYMRLELVSYPNTQALERALIDKEVHATCSRLEHNNGSEDLSYQTAIRVKRIYEIMQSELSSPAAVLTYVNTLESGEEHK, encoded by the coding sequence ATGACTAAATACGATCTCTTCATCTACATCATTACCGCTTTACTACCGTTGTCTGCTTGTCTACTAATAGTACAAGTTAACCCATACCATGCCTTGGTAATTAGGGGAATCCTGGGAGCAGTGGCAGCCTTAGCCTATACGCTTTTGGGTGCGGCGGATGTGGCTTTGACAGAAGCATTGGTCGGTACGATGTTGGCAATAACTTTGTATGCGATCGCTGTTCGTTCATCCTTAGTTATGCGTCTTGGTATCATTGAGGACTCAGTAAGTGATGCGGGAAGTAGTTTTGGGCAACTCATGGATGAGTTACGCAAAATTTTTGGCAAACGCTATATGCGTCTAGAACTAGTTTCCTATCCCAATACCCAAGCTTTGGAACGGGCGCTCATAGACAAAGAAGTCCATGCAACCTGTAGCAGACTGGAACACAACAACGGATCTGAAGACCTCTCCTACCAGACCGCCATCAGGGTGAAACGCATCTATGAAATTATGCAAAGCGAACTTTCATCACCAGCAGCAGTCCTCACCTACGTAAATACACTAGAATCAGGGGAGGAACATAAATGA
- a CDS encoding Na(+)/H(+) antiporter subunit B: MKWIYIAAGIALYIKMLVLPNPAPQLLDFSIVESIVKDGGIPNAVTVIILRNRLYDTIFEVIVFTIAIMGAYFLLANERPSCAIYRFTDQPSIVLARLGATITSLVSIELAIRGHLTPGGGFAAGVAGGTAIGLVAITSSPERMEAIYKRWHAATWEKISVLVFIILAVITLSGLELPHGEMGALFSGGVIPLLNILVALKVALGSWAAILVFIRYRGLL; encoded by the coding sequence ATGAAATGGATTTACATTGCCGCCGGGATAGCACTGTATATAAAAATGCTCGTCCTGCCGAATCCTGCACCACAACTACTGGATTTCTCTATCGTGGAATCGATAGTTAAAGATGGTGGCATACCCAATGCCGTGACAGTCATTATTCTCAGAAATCGGTTGTATGACACTATCTTCGAGGTAATAGTATTTACAATCGCCATCATGGGTGCTTATTTCTTGCTGGCTAATGAAAGGCCATCCTGTGCCATCTATCGTTTCACCGATCAACCATCTATTGTGTTGGCGCGTTTGGGAGCAACAATTACCTCGTTGGTGAGTATCGAGTTAGCTATTCGCGGACATTTAACTCCTGGTGGTGGTTTTGCGGCTGGTGTAGCCGGTGGCACGGCAATAGGCCTTGTGGCAATTACCTCATCACCAGAGCGAATGGAAGCGATTTACAAGCGTTGGCACGCCGCCACCTGGGAAAAGATTTCCGTTTTAGTCTTCATCATCCTAGCGGTAATCACTTTGTCTGGACTAGAATTACCCCACGGAGAGATGGGCGCTCTTTTCAGTGGTGGGGTAATACCGTTGCTAAATATCCTAGTCGCGCTCAAAGTTGCGTTGGGTTCCTGGGCAGCTATTTTGGTGTTTATTCGTTATCGCGGGTTATTGTAA
- a CDS encoding ABC transporter substrate-binding protein: MQRISAALSLGLATFTAGFLLAACETSNTTPNGAANNGATSTPATDTTTASGGSGLKIGSLLPATGDLASIGQQMAAAVPLVVETVNACGGVNGQPVSLVAVDDQTDPKAGAAGMTKLATVDKVAGVVGSFASSVSTAAVSIAAQNKVLLISPGSTSPVFTEKAQKGDFNGFWARTVPPDSYQGPALAELANKKGFKRVSTIVINNDYGVGFEKAFVQAFEKLGGTVVNKNNPVRYDPKATTFETEAAAAFAGKPDAVLGVFYVETGSLLLKSAYQQGVAQGVQIMLTDGMKSDEFPAQVGKTADGKFIASGIIGTVPGSDGKGLEALTKLWQSKKGSAPGEFAPQAWDATALLVLAAQAAKENTGVGVAGKIREVSSAPGVEVTDVCEGLKLLKEGKDINYQGASGNVDIDANGDVIGVYDVWTVGDDGKIKTIDKVTPK, from the coding sequence ATGCAAAGAATTAGTGCTGCCCTCAGTTTAGGTTTAGCTACCTTTACCGCAGGGTTTCTTTTGGCAGCTTGTGAAACAAGTAATACCACACCTAATGGCGCAGCTAACAATGGCGCAACTAGTACCCCAGCCACAGATACCACCACAGCCAGTGGTGGGTCAGGGCTAAAAATCGGTTCTCTCCTGCCAGCAACAGGCGACCTAGCATCTATTGGACAACAAATGGCTGCGGCTGTTCCCTTGGTAGTAGAAACAGTCAACGCCTGTGGTGGTGTCAATGGTCAGCCTGTGAGTCTCGTGGCTGTAGATGACCAAACAGACCCGAAAGCAGGCGCGGCTGGTATGACTAAACTAGCAACTGTAGATAAGGTTGCAGGTGTAGTCGGCTCTTTTGCTAGCAGCGTTTCTACAGCTGCTGTCTCCATCGCTGCCCAAAATAAAGTCTTACTAATTTCTCCTGGTAGTACTAGCCCCGTATTTACCGAAAAAGCCCAGAAAGGCGATTTTAATGGCTTTTGGGCGCGGACAGTCCCCCCTGATAGCTATCAAGGCCCAGCTTTAGCCGAACTCGCCAACAAGAAAGGTTTTAAGCGAGTTTCCACCATTGTGATTAACAATGACTATGGAGTTGGTTTTGAAAAAGCATTTGTTCAAGCCTTTGAGAAACTCGGTGGGACTGTAGTTAACAAAAATAATCCTGTACGTTACGACCCCAAAGCAACCACCTTTGAAACCGAAGCGGCGGCGGCTTTTGCTGGTAAGCCAGATGCAGTTCTTGGTGTTTTCTACGTAGAAACAGGTAGCTTACTACTGAAATCAGCCTATCAGCAAGGTGTGGCTCAAGGTGTACAAATCATGCTGACAGATGGCATGAAATCCGATGAATTTCCGGCTCAAGTTGGTAAAACTGCTGATGGTAAATTTATCGCCTCTGGCATCATTGGCACAGTTCCTGGTTCCGATGGTAAAGGATTAGAAGCCTTAACAAAGCTTTGGCAATCGAAAAAAGGCAGTGCGCCAGGAGAATTCGCACCCCAAGCTTGGGATGCAACGGCATTGTTAGTGTTGGCAGCCCAAGCCGCCAAGGAAAATACTGGTGTGGGTGTTGCTGGTAAAATTCGTGAAGTATCTAGTGCGCCTGGTGTAGAAGTTACCGATGTCTGTGAAGGGCTGAAGTTACTCAAGGAAGGCAAAGATATCAACTATCAAGGAGCTAGTGGTAACGTTGATATTGATGCGAATGGTGATGTTATCGGTGTCTATGATGTTTGGACAGTAGGTGACGATGGCAAGATTAAGACCATTGACAAAGTTACTCCTAAGTAG
- the crtB gene encoding 15-cis-phytoene synthase CrtB, whose translation MLQLPDSPPRMKTLVSVDESYKLCRHLTAKYAKTFYLGTLLMSPAKRQAIWAIYAWCRRTDELVDGPASAITTPETLDLWEQHLEAMFAGHPKENYDVALVDAIQRFNLDIQPFRDMIAGQRMDLHRSRYQTFEELYLYCYRVAGTVGLMSTAVMEVDNTTNTAPWHQSKPLYIPTQEAIALGIANQLTNILRDVGEDARRGRIYIPLEDLARFNYTEQDFCNGVVDERWRSLMRFQIDRARQFYTEAEKGITHLAPDARWPVWAASMLYGQILDVIERNDYDVFSQRAYVPQWKKLRTLPIAWMRSQVL comes from the coding sequence ATGCTGCAACTGCCTGATTCCCCCCCGCGCATGAAAACGCTGGTCTCTGTAGACGAGTCATATAAACTTTGTCGGCATCTCACAGCCAAGTATGCCAAAACCTTTTACTTGGGTACATTGCTGATGAGTCCGGCAAAGCGCCAAGCTATCTGGGCAATTTACGCCTGGTGTCGCCGTACAGATGAATTAGTGGACGGGCCCGCATCCGCCATTACTACGCCAGAAACCCTAGACCTATGGGAGCAGCATCTGGAAGCGATGTTTGCGGGACACCCCAAAGAAAATTACGACGTAGCCTTGGTGGACGCAATCCAACGCTTTAATCTAGACATTCAACCCTTTCGGGACATGATTGCTGGACAGCGCATGGACTTACATCGTAGCCGCTACCAAACCTTTGAGGAGTTATACCTCTACTGTTACCGCGTCGCTGGGACTGTAGGGTTAATGTCAACAGCCGTGATGGAGGTAGACAACACCACCAACACAGCACCTTGGCATCAAAGCAAGCCACTATATATTCCCACACAAGAAGCGATCGCCTTAGGTATTGCCAATCAACTTACCAACATTCTGCGGGATGTTGGTGAAGATGCCCGACGAGGACGAATTTACATTCCTCTGGAAGATTTAGCACGATTTAACTACACCGAGCAAGACTTCTGCAACGGCGTTGTAGATGAGCGCTGGCGCTCCCTCATGCGCTTTCAAATAGATAGAGCGCGGCAATTCTACACCGAAGCAGAAAAGGGCATTACTCACCTGGCCCCCGATGCTCGTTGGCCAGTGTGGGCGGCTTCTATGTTATACGGTCAAATTTTAGATGTGATTGAACGCAACGATTACGATGTCTTCAGTCAACGCGCTTACGTCCCCCAATGGAAAAAGTTACGCACCTTACCCATAGCTTGGATGCGATCGCAAGTTCTCTAA
- the pds gene encoding 15-cis-phytoene desaturase has translation MRVAIAGAGLAGLSCAKYLTDAGHTPIVLERRDVLGGLVAAWKDSDGDWYETGLHAFFGAYPNMLQLLKELGIEDRLQWKEHTLIFNQPDKPGTLSRFDVPDIPSPFNIIASILRNNDMLTWEQKIRFAIGLLPAIVRGQKYVEEMDKYSFSDWLKRQGVGERVASDVFIAASKALTFINPDEVSSTILLTALNRFLQERYGSKIAFLDGSPTERLCQPIVDYITERGGEVRLNAPLKEILLNPDGTVKGFLLRGLNGEPDEMITADFYVSAMAVDPLKVMLPQPWQQMEFFQKLEGLEGVPVINLHLWFDRKLTDIDHLLFSRSPLLSVYADMSNTCREYANPDRSMLELVLAPAKDWISKSDEEIVSATMVELEKLFPDHFKGDNPAKLLKSHVVKTPRSVYKATPGRQQYRPAQKTPIANFFLSGSYTMQRYLGSMEGAVLSGKLTAQAICESLPEDNTSNLQTLTRPPATNAATA, from the coding sequence ATGCGAGTAGCGATCGCTGGCGCTGGTCTAGCAGGACTTTCCTGCGCGAAATATCTCACGGACGCAGGTCACACTCCCATAGTCTTAGAGCGTCGGGACGTATTGGGTGGCCTTGTGGCGGCGTGGAAAGACTCTGACGGCGACTGGTACGAAACCGGGTTACACGCCTTCTTTGGGGCATATCCCAATATGCTGCAATTACTGAAGGAGTTGGGCATTGAAGACCGACTCCAGTGGAAAGAACATACACTGATTTTTAATCAACCAGATAAACCCGGAACACTCTCACGTTTTGATGTTCCTGATATCCCCTCTCCCTTTAACATCATTGCCTCGATCCTTCGCAACAACGATATGTTGACTTGGGAACAGAAGATTAGGTTCGCTATTGGACTGCTTCCAGCAATAGTTCGAGGCCAGAAGTATGTTGAGGAGATGGACAAGTACAGCTTCTCCGATTGGTTGAAAAGGCAAGGTGTGGGTGAGCGGGTAGCAAGTGACGTGTTCATCGCCGCATCCAAGGCTTTAACCTTTATTAATCCCGATGAGGTTTCCTCGACAATTCTATTAACAGCCCTAAATCGCTTTCTGCAAGAGCGATATGGCTCCAAAATAGCCTTTTTGGATGGTTCTCCCACAGAACGACTGTGCCAACCAATCGTTGATTACATCACCGAACGAGGTGGAGAAGTCAGGCTCAACGCCCCTCTAAAAGAGATTTTGCTCAACCCGGATGGTACAGTAAAAGGGTTCTTGCTGCGCGGGTTAAATGGAGAACCAGATGAAATGATTACGGCAGACTTTTACGTGTCAGCTATGGCAGTTGACCCATTAAAAGTCATGTTGCCACAACCTTGGCAGCAAATGGAGTTTTTCCAGAAGCTAGAAGGTTTAGAAGGCGTACCAGTAATTAACCTCCATCTGTGGTTTGATCGGAAATTAACAGACATTGATCACCTGTTGTTTTCGCGATCGCCCCTCCTCAGCGTTTATGCTGATATGAGTAACACTTGTCGTGAATATGCTAATCCTGACCGCTCAATGCTGGAATTAGTTCTAGCTCCCGCCAAAGACTGGATTAGTAAATCCGACGAGGAAATCGTCTCTGCTACTATGGTCGAATTGGAAAAACTCTTCCCCGACCACTTTAAGGGCGATAATCCAGCAAAATTGCTGAAATCTCACGTCGTAAAAACGCCGCGTTCAGTTTACAAAGCGACTCCTGGTCGTCAACAGTACCGTCCAGCCCAAAAAACCCCCATTGCCAATTTCTTTCTAAGTGGGAGTTACACCATGCAACGCTATTTAGGCAGTATGGAAGGGGCCGTACTTTCTGGTAAGCTAACAGCGCAGGCGATTTGTGAATCGCTGCCAGAGGACAACACCTCAAACCTGCAAACGCTAACCCGACCGCCTGCAACGAATGCTGCAACTGCCTGA
- a CDS encoding GDSL-type esterase/lipase family protein: MRTFPTYSSMQLSLSPTQCQPLKIIALGDSLVYGFGDPEKGGWVEQLRRWWMLPDSSGHVLYNLGVRGDRTQQVAQRLEVEFRHRGELRNRVPDLIILSVGVNDSARLTRLNGRNCTDFALFESEIASLLDQAQQLCPVLFVGMVPVDEAKMPFLNCFYFNHADQYRYKEATRIACNQRQIPYLDIFDQWMARGDTWRNKRLTEDGLHPNTLGYQSLLEDVIHWEPLAGYHTRPDYQLK, translated from the coding sequence ATGCGAACATTTCCCACTTATTCCTCAATGCAGCTGTCCTTATCACCAACTCAATGTCAGCCTTTGAAGATTATCGCACTGGGGGATAGTTTAGTATACGGCTTCGGTGACCCGGAAAAGGGGGGTTGGGTGGAGCAGTTGCGGCGCTGGTGGATGTTGCCTGATAGTTCTGGTCATGTACTGTACAATTTGGGGGTCAGAGGCGATCGCACCCAGCAAGTAGCACAAAGGTTAGAGGTAGAATTTCGGCATCGTGGCGAATTGCGAAATCGTGTCCCTGACTTAATTATCCTCTCCGTTGGCGTTAACGATTCAGCGCGGTTAACCCGTTTGAATGGACGTAACTGTACGGATTTTGCTTTATTTGAATCGGAAATTGCTTCCTTACTCGACCAAGCGCAGCAGCTTTGTCCTGTGCTGTTTGTGGGGATGGTGCCGGTAGATGAAGCCAAAATGCCTTTTTTAAATTGCTTTTATTTTAATCATGCCGATCAATACCGCTACAAAGAAGCAACTCGCATTGCTTGTAATCAACGGCAAATTCCCTATTTAGATATTTTTGACCAATGGATGGCACGGGGTGACACTTGGCGCAATAAACGTTTAACTGAAGATGGTCTCCATCCCAATACCCTGGGTTATCAATCCTTATTGGAAGATGTGATTCATTGGGAACCCTTAGCTGGTTATCATACCCGACCGGACTATCAGCTAAAGTGA
- a CDS encoding polysaccharide deacetylase family protein encodes MTNNHLKTEKSLGVMAIATFLVTGAITVVTLLAFRKNQPLIVTQDLPVPPNQTQSPPPPKLDKLTFTVPIQYQGKTVYRVQTNSNEKVISLTFDDGPWQKTTPEILEILKQNQIKATFFWVGQAIQANPDIAKRVVAEGHAIGNHTWHHWYRRMNEDTAKSEIERTSDLIYKTTGVKTHLFRPPGGVLNNGLAAYAKSQKNAVVMWSLTSADTDPRAKPEVFVKNVVKGAKPGYIVLMHDGGGDRQRTVKALPQIISGLKQQGYKFVTVPELLEMKP; translated from the coding sequence ATGACCAACAACCACCTGAAAACAGAAAAATCTCTTGGCGTGATGGCGATCGCCACTTTTTTGGTAACTGGTGCTATTACAGTGGTTACTCTCTTAGCCTTCCGCAAAAACCAACCTCTAATAGTCACCCAAGATTTACCCGTTCCTCCCAATCAAACCCAATCGCCGCCACCACCTAAATTAGACAAGCTGACCTTTACTGTACCGATTCAATATCAAGGGAAAACAGTTTATCGGGTACAAACCAATAGTAACGAGAAAGTGATTTCTCTTACCTTTGATGATGGGCCGTGGCAAAAAACCACGCCAGAAATTTTGGAGATTCTCAAACAAAATCAAATTAAAGCGACATTCTTTTGGGTAGGACAAGCTATACAAGCAAATCCAGACATAGCTAAACGAGTTGTAGCTGAAGGTCACGCTATTGGTAATCATACTTGGCATCATTGGTATAGACGCATGAATGAGGACACAGCCAAGAGCGAAATTGAACGCACATCTGACCTAATCTACAAAACTACCGGGGTAAAAACTCATTTATTCCGTCCCCCTGGAGGAGTTTTAAACAATGGATTAGCCGCTTATGCTAAAAGTCAGAAAAATGCTGTGGTCATGTGGTCTTTGACTTCAGCCGACACAGACCCCCGCGCTAAACCTGAAGTATTTGTGAAAAACGTTGTCAAAGGCGCAAAACCTGGTTACATAGTTTTGATGCACGATGGTGGAGGCGATCGTCAAAGAACAGTAAAAGCCCTACCACAGATTATTAGTGGACTGAAACAGCAAGGTTATAAATTTGTGACAGTTCCCGAATTATTAGAAATGAAGCCGTAG
- the nrtS gene encoding nitrate/nitrite transporter NrtS produces the protein MAKKISFLKGYFASLIEPKFVPTALKVAVVVGSILFIINHGSALLQGNMGRDRWISAGITYLVPYFVNIHGQYISIHRHKSL, from the coding sequence ATGGCGAAAAAGATTAGTTTTTTGAAAGGATATTTTGCCAGCCTGATTGAGCCGAAGTTTGTACCAACTGCGTTGAAGGTTGCGGTTGTTGTTGGCTCCATTTTATTTATTATCAATCATGGTAGCGCTTTATTGCAAGGAAATATGGGGCGCGATCGCTGGATTTCTGCCGGCATAACTTATCTAGTACCATACTTTGTTAATATTCATGGACAATATATTAGTATTCATCGCCATAAATCACTGTAA
- a CDS encoding YraN family protein: MSHLNIANLGEDFVAQWLQSTGWMILNRQFSCRWGEIDIIAQHTRNNQESILAFVEVKTRSPGNWDDGGRGAITLKKQAKIERTARIFLAKYPDKAEYICRFDVAIVSYQIISKQDHELSITQESVTSSSVGEYKFQLQEYIPAAFECLID; the protein is encoded by the coding sequence ATGTCACATTTAAATATTGCCAACTTAGGCGAAGACTTTGTAGCCCAATGGTTACAATCTACGGGTTGGATGATTTTAAATCGCCAATTTTCCTGCCGTTGGGGCGAAATTGATATCATTGCCCAGCATACAAGAAATAATCAAGAATCCATACTAGCATTTGTCGAAGTTAAAACTCGTAGTCCAGGTAATTGGGATGATGGGGGACGAGGTGCAATTACGCTGAAAAAGCAAGCAAAAATTGAGCGGACTGCAAGAATATTTTTAGCCAAATATCCTGATAAAGCTGAATATATCTGTCGCTTTGATGTAGCGATTGTTTCTTATCAGATAATTTCCAAACAGGATCATGAGTTATCCATAACTCAGGAATCTGTCACTAGTTCTTCAGTGGGAGAATATAAATTTCAGTTACAAGAATATATTCCCGCAGCTTTTGAATGTCTAATTGATTAA
- the queA gene encoding tRNA preQ1(34) S-adenosylmethionine ribosyltransferase-isomerase QueA, translated as MKKQILQLNLEQTSSAAAEDTNLDCSLAGYDYVLPPERIAQNPAVPRDSSRLLVVNSQTTGKETPPLHQIFRDLPDILRPGDLLIMNNTKVIPARLYGRKSSGAEVEILLLEERKFNCWLALVKPGKRFKKGTQIIFEGLGIRNLGIKNSPHYPLSPEGFPPSPVPNPHQLTATVLETDKATGGRLLQFDLPEGESLVQLLDKFGEIPLPPYITASQAADEQYQTVYAEQPGAIAAPTAGLHFTPELLEKLRDRNINQAFITLHVGVGTFRPVEVEDVATHQMHEEWIEIPAATVAQIKATKAAGGRIIAVGTTVVRALEGAAASGDLQEFCGKTNLFIYPGYKWQVVEGLITNFHLPRSSLLMLVSALIGRERLLNIYQEAIASQYRFYSFGDAMLILPEARGVNSH; from the coding sequence ATGAAGAAACAGATATTACAATTAAACCTTGAACAAACTTCTAGTGCAGCAGCAGAGGATACAAATTTAGATTGTTCGTTGGCTGGGTATGATTACGTACTACCGCCAGAAAGAATTGCCCAAAATCCAGCAGTTCCCAGAGACAGTTCTCGTCTACTAGTCGTCAATTCTCAAACAACAGGTAAAGAAACACCACCTCTACATCAAATTTTTCGTGATTTACCGGATATTTTGCGTCCTGGTGATTTATTAATCATGAATAATACGAAGGTCATCCCCGCAAGATTATACGGGCGTAAAAGTTCTGGTGCAGAAGTAGAAATTTTATTGCTAGAAGAGCGCAAGTTTAACTGTTGGTTGGCTCTAGTTAAACCAGGAAAACGCTTTAAAAAAGGCACGCAGATTATTTTTGAAGGACTAGGTATCAGGAATCTGGGAATAAAAAATAGTCCCCATTACCCCTTATCCCCAGAGGGGTTCCCACCTTCCCCAGTCCCCAATCCCCACCAGCTAACCGCTACTGTTTTAGAAACCGACAAAGCCACAGGAGGGCGTTTATTACAGTTTGATTTACCAGAGGGGGAATCTTTGGTGCAACTTTTAGATAAATTCGGGGAAATACCCCTACCACCTTACATCACTGCATCCCAAGCGGCAGATGAACAGTATCAAACTGTGTATGCTGAGCAACCAGGAGCGATCGCAGCGCCTACTGCTGGGTTACACTTTACTCCAGAGTTGCTAGAGAAGTTACGCGATCGCAATATCAATCAAGCTTTTATTACCCTCCACGTTGGTGTGGGAACCTTTCGCCCTGTGGAAGTGGAAGATGTAGCTACTCATCAAATGCACGAGGAATGGATTGAAATCCCCGCCGCCACAGTGGCACAAATCAAAGCGACCAAAGCAGCTGGCGGTCGAATTATTGCTGTAGGAACTACAGTAGTGCGCGCCTTAGAAGGAGCAGCCGCATCTGGCGATTTACAAGAATTTTGTGGGAAAACCAACTTGTTTATATATCCTGGCTATAAATGGCAAGTTGTAGAGGGTTTAATTACCAATTTTCACCTACCACGCTCTAGCTTATTAATGCTCGTCAGTGCGCTGATTGGTAGAGAACGGTTGTTAAATATATACCAAGAAGCGATCGCCTCTCAATATCGTTTCTACTCTTTTGGCGATGCCATGTTGATTCTACCGGAAGCTAGAGGAGTCAACAGTCATTAG